A single genomic interval of Natronoarchaeum philippinense harbors:
- the cyaB gene encoding class IV adenylate cyclase yields MYEVEIKVRADHDAVRSRLAALDAGKQTRVRQVDTYFDAPHREFAETDEALRVRRVRDLDADGADAEARITYKGPLLDAESKSREEFETGVDAGDTATEIFERLGFEPAATVEKDRTVYELDGYHVTLDAVDGLGEFVEVETERESGDIAEARDGARDLLDDLGLDADEQIRTSYLGLLLADDAA; encoded by the coding sequence ATGTACGAAGTCGAGATCAAAGTCCGGGCCGACCACGACGCCGTCCGCAGTCGGCTGGCAGCGCTGGACGCCGGCAAGCAGACACGCGTCAGGCAGGTCGACACCTACTTCGACGCGCCCCACCGGGAGTTCGCCGAGACCGACGAGGCCCTTCGCGTCCGTCGCGTCCGCGATCTGGACGCCGACGGCGCCGACGCCGAGGCCCGGATCACCTACAAGGGACCGCTGCTGGACGCCGAATCGAAATCGCGCGAGGAGTTCGAGACCGGCGTCGACGCGGGCGACACGGCGACCGAAATCTTCGAGCGTCTGGGGTTCGAGCCGGCCGCGACCGTCGAGAAAGACCGGACGGTGTACGAACTCGACGGGTATCACGTCACGCTCGACGCCGTCGACGGGCTGGGCGAGTTCGTCGAGGTCGAGACCGAGCGCGAGAGCGGCGATATCGCCGAAGCCCGCGACGGCGCCCGCGACCTGCTCGACGACCTCGGACTGGACGCCGACGAGCAGATCCGAACGTCGTATCTCGGGCTGTTGTTGGCCGACGACGCGGCGTGA
- a CDS encoding FKBP-type peptidyl-prolyl cis-trans isomerase, with the protein MSDNEEAEAAETEEAEEEAQSGLQNGDFVRLAYTARTVESDQLVDTTDPEVAEEEGVDDQQQTFEPRVIVLGEGHIFGAVEDDLVGREAGDEGSVTVPGEEAFGERDPDEVRTISADKIPEDDRYPGAHVDVDGEHGHVEAIIGGRARVDFNHPLAGQDIDYDYEILDEVDDRVEQAKGLIGMYVDADLEMWIETEEEEEEVVVESDDDDEDAEPETETETVEKETLYVESTPQLAMNQQWMFSKQQIAQDVTEKLDLDRIIVQETLGEGAGMMGGMGGMMGGGMGGGDIEDALEDADVDADEIVDELEDVDE; encoded by the coding sequence ATGAGCGACAACGAGGAGGCCGAAGCGGCCGAGACCGAGGAGGCCGAGGAAGAAGCACAGAGCGGACTCCAGAACGGCGACTTCGTCCGTCTGGCGTACACCGCCCGCACCGTCGAGAGCGACCAGCTCGTCGACACGACCGACCCCGAGGTCGCCGAGGAAGAGGGCGTCGACGACCAGCAACAGACGTTCGAGCCCCGCGTGATCGTGCTGGGCGAGGGCCACATCTTCGGCGCCGTCGAGGACGACCTCGTCGGACGGGAAGCCGGCGACGAGGGATCGGTCACCGTCCCCGGCGAGGAAGCCTTCGGCGAGCGCGACCCCGACGAGGTCCGCACCATCAGCGCCGACAAGATCCCGGAGGACGACCGTTACCCCGGCGCTCACGTCGATGTCGACGGCGAGCACGGCCACGTCGAAGCGATCATCGGCGGCCGCGCACGCGTCGACTTCAACCACCCGCTGGCAGGGCAGGACATCGACTACGACTACGAGATCCTCGACGAGGTCGACGACCGCGTCGAGCAGGCCAAGGGCCTGATCGGCATGTACGTCGACGCCGACCTCGAGATGTGGATCGAGACCGAAGAAGAGGAAGAAGAAGTCGTCGTCGAGTCCGACGATGACGACGAGGACGCCGAGCCCGAGACGGAAACCGAGACCGTCGAGAAGGAGACGCTGTACGTCGAGTCGACGCCCCAGCTTGCGATGAACCAGCAGTGGATGTTCTCCAAGCAGCAGATCGCACAGGACGTCACCGAGAAGCTCGACCTCGACCGGATCATCGTCCAAGAGACGCTGGGCGAGGGCGCCGGTATGATGGGCGGCATGGGCGGCATGATGGGCGGCGGCATGGGCGGCGGCGACATCGAGGACGCCCTCGAGGACGCCGACGTCGACGCCGACGAGATCGTCGACGAGCTCGAAGACGTCGACGAGTAA
- a CDS encoding RAD55 family ATPase: MEGRLDTGIDVLDRKLDGGIPPGSIIAFTASPASQSELLLYQLTAARGSLYLTTQRSDQAVRDAIEATSAPTGSPTVRDISGSEPLDQANRLIRALPEGANLIIDPVDVLERRERSRYRNFLNDLQNHMVNTGSLAILHCLDGDSPPDNRDTTQHMADIVFDLTTTVRGTDVENRLSVPKFRGGQALTETIKLEMQDQVDIDTSRDIA, from the coding sequence ATGGAGGGGCGACTGGACACCGGGATCGATGTCCTCGACCGGAAACTGGACGGAGGGATCCCGCCGGGGAGCATCATCGCGTTTACCGCGTCGCCGGCGAGCCAGTCCGAACTCCTGTTGTACCAACTCACCGCCGCCCGCGGATCGCTGTACCTGACGACCCAGCGCTCCGATCAGGCCGTTCGGGACGCCATCGAGGCCACCTCGGCACCGACCGGAAGCCCGACGGTTCGGGACATCAGCGGCAGCGAACCGCTCGATCAGGCCAACCGACTCATCCGAGCGCTTCCGGAGGGGGCGAACCTGATTATCGACCCCGTCGACGTGCTCGAACGGCGCGAGCGCAGCCGCTATCGCAACTTTCTGAACGACCTGCAGAACCACATGGTCAACACCGGCTCGCTGGCCATTCTGCACTGTCTCGACGGCGACTCACCGCCGGACAACCGAGATACCACCCAGCACATGGCCGACATCGTCTTCGACCTGACCACGACGGTTCGCGGGACCGATGTCGAAAATCGCCTCTCGGTGCCGAAGTTCCGGGGCGGACAGGCGCTCACCGAGACGATCAAGTTAGAGATGCAGGACCAGGTCGATATCGACACCAGCCGCGACATCGCCTGA